In Synechococcus sp. CB0101, a genomic segment contains:
- the ileS gene encoding isoleucine--tRNA ligase — MTASSAPATSYKDTLNLLQTPFSMRANAKVREPEIQAFWAELQLYERLSQQNPGESFTLHDGPPYANGALHVGHALNKILKDIINKTALLQGKRARFIPGWDCHGLPIELKVLQGLKSSERAELTPVSLRQKAHAYALEQVEGQKAGFRRWGIWADWDQPYLTLQKSYEAAQIGVFGAMVLAGHIYRGLKPVHWSPSSRTALAEAELEYPDGHTSPSVYAAFPAVELPAALAEQLNAAGLSADAATATGGLAVAIWTTTPWTLPANLAVSVNERLDYAICAVAPQGDNAAPAVSHLVVAAELRESLETSLGLALTPLLSVKGAALEGIVYRHPLLERTSQVVIGGDYITTEAGTGLVHTAPGHGVDDFNTGKKYGLPVLCPVDEAGNLTAEAGPFAGTNVLKDANPTILEALEGTGLLLKQERYEHRYPYDWRTKKPTIFRATEQWFASVEGFRAAALEAIAQVDWLPASGRNRIEAMVSERGDWCISRQRTWGVPIPVFYHRETGEVLLNQATLDHIQALIAEHGADVWWERDEAGLLPEPYAADAAQWRKGTDTMDVWFDSGSSWAGVLGGIAGGESRAPELHYPADLYLEGSDQHRGWFQSSLLTSVAVNGHAPYKRVLTHGFTLDEKGRKMSKSLGNVVDPAVLVEGGKNEKQEPAYGADVLRLWVSSVDYSADVPLGPGIVKQLADVYRKVRNTARYLLGNLHDFNPATDAVPYAELPLLDQWMLQRTAALIDSVSGDFERFEFYRFFQALQNFCVVDLSNVYLDIAKDRLYVSGAADFRRRSCQTVLALVVERLAGLIAPVLCHMAEDIWQNLPYSVAERSVFERGWPTAPAEWRRSELEAPMGRILELRALVNRQLESCRSGGQLGASLEAQVQLELGEGAEATAQALQWLKSSAHPTVDNLADWLLVSALQQGGSAPAEVLAEASEGGLQVRIAKAAGEKCERCWHYETDIGQHSAHPSLCGRCVTVLS; from the coding sequence GTGACCGCCAGCTCTGCGCCCGCGACTTCCTACAAAGACACCCTCAACCTGCTGCAGACGCCCTTCTCGATGCGGGCGAACGCGAAGGTGCGGGAACCGGAGATCCAGGCGTTCTGGGCGGAACTGCAGCTTTATGAGCGCCTGAGCCAGCAGAACCCCGGCGAGAGCTTCACCCTGCACGACGGCCCCCCCTATGCCAACGGGGCCCTGCATGTGGGGCACGCCCTCAACAAGATCCTCAAGGACATCATCAATAAAACGGCCCTGCTGCAGGGCAAGCGGGCCCGCTTCATCCCTGGCTGGGACTGCCACGGCCTGCCGATCGAGCTGAAGGTGCTCCAAGGCCTCAAGAGCAGCGAGCGGGCCGAGCTCACCCCGGTGAGCCTGCGCCAGAAGGCCCACGCCTATGCCCTGGAGCAGGTGGAAGGGCAGAAGGCCGGCTTCCGCCGCTGGGGCATCTGGGCCGACTGGGATCAGCCCTACCTCACCCTCCAGAAGAGCTACGAAGCCGCCCAGATCGGCGTGTTCGGGGCGATGGTGCTGGCCGGGCACATCTACCGGGGCCTCAAGCCCGTGCATTGGAGCCCCAGCTCCCGCACCGCCCTGGCCGAAGCCGAACTCGAATACCCCGACGGCCACACCTCCCCGAGCGTGTATGCCGCCTTCCCGGCTGTGGAGCTGCCGGCGGCCCTGGCCGAGCAACTGAACGCCGCTGGCCTCAGCGCCGATGCCGCCACCGCCACCGGCGGCCTGGCCGTGGCCATTTGGACCACCACCCCCTGGACCCTGCCCGCCAACCTGGCGGTGTCGGTGAATGAACGCCTCGACTACGCCATCTGCGCCGTGGCACCCCAGGGCGACAACGCCGCTCCTGCCGTGAGCCATCTGGTGGTGGCCGCTGAGCTGCGCGAAAGCCTGGAAACCAGCCTGGGCCTCGCGCTCACGCCGCTGCTGAGCGTGAAGGGCGCGGCGCTCGAGGGGATCGTCTACCGCCATCCACTGCTGGAGCGCACGAGCCAGGTGGTGATCGGCGGGGACTACATCACCACCGAAGCCGGCACCGGCCTGGTGCACACCGCCCCCGGCCACGGCGTGGACGACTTCAACACCGGCAAGAAATACGGCCTGCCCGTGCTCTGCCCGGTGGATGAGGCCGGCAACCTCACCGCCGAAGCCGGCCCCTTCGCCGGCACCAACGTGCTGAAGGACGCCAACCCCACCATCCTCGAAGCCCTAGAGGGCACGGGCCTACTGCTCAAGCAGGAGCGCTACGAGCACCGCTACCCCTACGACTGGCGCACCAAGAAACCCACCATCTTCCGCGCCACTGAACAGTGGTTTGCCTCCGTGGAGGGCTTCCGCGCCGCGGCCCTGGAGGCCATCGCCCAGGTGGACTGGCTCCCCGCCAGCGGCCGCAACCGCATCGAGGCGATGGTGAGCGAGCGGGGCGACTGGTGCATCAGCCGCCAGCGCACCTGGGGTGTGCCGATCCCGGTCTTCTATCACCGTGAAACCGGTGAGGTGCTGCTCAACCAGGCCACCCTCGATCACATCCAAGCCCTGATCGCCGAGCACGGCGCCGACGTGTGGTGGGAGCGCGATGAAGCCGGCCTGCTGCCCGAGCCCTATGCCGCCGACGCGGCGCAATGGCGCAAGGGCACCGACACCATGGACGTGTGGTTTGACTCCGGCTCCTCCTGGGCCGGCGTGTTGGGCGGCATCGCGGGCGGTGAGAGCCGTGCGCCCGAGCTCCACTACCCAGCCGATCTGTATCTCGAGGGCAGCGATCAGCACCGCGGCTGGTTCCAGAGCAGCCTGCTCACCTCCGTGGCCGTGAACGGCCATGCCCCCTACAAGCGGGTGCTCACCCACGGCTTCACCCTCGATGAGAAGGGCCGCAAGATGAGCAAATCCCTCGGCAACGTGGTGGATCCCGCGGTGTTGGTAGAGGGCGGCAAGAACGAAAAACAGGAGCCGGCCTACGGCGCCGATGTGCTGCGCCTGTGGGTGAGCTCCGTCGACTACTCCGCCGATGTGCCCCTGGGCCCCGGCATCGTGAAGCAGCTGGCGGACGTCTACCGCAAGGTGCGCAACACGGCGCGCTACCTGCTGGGCAACCTGCACGATTTCAACCCGGCCACCGATGCCGTGCCCTACGCGGAGCTGCCACTGCTGGATCAATGGATGCTGCAGCGCACCGCCGCCCTGATCGACAGCGTGTCGGGAGACTTCGAGCGCTTCGAGTTCTACCGCTTCTTCCAGGCACTGCAGAACTTCTGCGTGGTGGATCTCTCGAACGTCTACCTCGACATCGCCAAGGATCGTTTGTATGTGAGCGGTGCGGCTGACTTCCGCCGCCGCAGCTGCCAGACGGTGCTGGCCCTTGTGGTGGAACGCCTCGCCGGCCTGATCGCCCCGGTGCTCTGCCACATGGCGGAAGACATCTGGCAGAACCTGCCCTACTCCGTAGCCGAGCGCTCGGTGTTTGAGCGGGGCTGGCCCACGGCACCTGCTGAGTGGCGACGCTCTGAGCTGGAAGCACCGATGGGGCGAATCCTGGAGCTGCGCGCCCTGGTGAATCGCCAGCTGGAAAGCTGCCGCAGCGGCGGCCAGCTCGGCGCCTCCCTGGAAGCCCAGGTGCAACTGGAACTGGGCGAAGGTGCCGAGGCCACAGCCCAGGCCCTGCAATGGTTGAAGAGCTCCGCCCACCCCACGGTCGACAACCTGGCCGACTGGCTGCTGGTGTCGGCACTGCAGCAAGGCGGATCAGCCCCAGCAGAGGTGCTGGCCGAAGCCAGCGAAGGCGGCCTGCAGGTGCGCATCGCCAAGGCCGCCGGTGAGAAGTGCGAGCGCTGCTGGCACTACGAAACCGATATCGGCCAACACAGCGCCCACCCCAGCCTCTGCGGCCGATGCGTGACCGTGCTGAGCTGA
- a CDS encoding Ycf66 family protein: protein MVASLSGTLALVVGLAVLLLPLLATEMSRPRDAMWGAVVLLLGLTLVTSADRLTGSPMLAVLCGGLLIGRLGVEVLQLRWRALTPEEQQRLLSVERWQTSLSELVVSVAKGIAAVSAASGTVLAALKRGGGSKGSSGKRWVRAEDASTSAAAAQPAQPEPAPVVSSFAEIDQLLQAAVSQAG from the coding sequence ATGGTTGCCAGCCTTAGCGGAACGCTTGCCCTGGTGGTGGGCCTGGCCGTGCTGTTGCTGCCGCTGCTGGCCACTGAAATGTCACGACCCCGTGACGCCATGTGGGGTGCGGTGGTGCTGCTGCTGGGGCTGACGTTGGTCACCAGCGCCGATCGCCTCACCGGCTCCCCGATGCTCGCGGTGCTTTGCGGTGGGCTGTTGATCGGCCGGTTGGGCGTTGAGGTGCTGCAGCTGCGCTGGCGTGCGCTCACCCCCGAAGAACAGCAACGTCTGCTCTCTGTTGAACGCTGGCAAACCAGCCTGAGCGAACTCGTGGTGAGCGTGGCCAAGGGCATCGCCGCCGTGAGCGCCGCGTCGGGCACCGTGCTCGCCGCGCTCAAGCGCGGCGGCGGCAGCAAGGGCAGCAGTGGCAAGCGCTGGGTGCGCGCTGAAGACGCCTCAACCTCCGCTGCTGCTGCACAGCCCGCCCAGCCCGAACCCGCGCCCGTGGTGAGCTCCTTCGCCGAAATCGATCAGCTGCTCCAAGCCGCCGTCAGCCAAGCGGGATAA
- the crtR gene encoding beta-carotene hydroxylase, with protein MTQALVQSPEMDGASRELRASVSAVPREYLDPPAAWNPTVGLFLGGYVLAAITIAGWFVWEWPLLPLLATGFLALHLEGTVIHDACHNAAHPNRFWNAFMGHGAALLLGFSFPVFTRVHLQHHAHVNDPKNDPDHIVSTFGPLWLIAPRFFYHEYFFFQRRLWRRYELLEWGLGRGVFFAIVLAGIKYGFIDFIFNCWFAPALMVGVTLGLFFDYLPHRPFLSRNRWHNARIYPGRLMNWLIMGQNYHLVHHLWPSIPWFEYKPAYEATKPILDAKGSPQRLGLFESKGDFTNFIYDILLGVRSHKRRRSKLRPIAGLLPSFKARRHVVALLHRTAVSPKR; from the coding sequence ATGACGCAAGCTCTGGTTCAGTCACCGGAGATGGACGGCGCCTCGCGGGAGCTGCGGGCATCGGTGAGTGCCGTGCCGCGGGAGTACCTCGATCCACCGGCGGCCTGGAATCCCACGGTGGGGCTGTTCCTGGGCGGTTACGTGCTGGCCGCCATCACGATCGCCGGCTGGTTTGTGTGGGAGTGGCCGCTGCTGCCGCTGCTGGCGACCGGTTTTCTGGCCCTGCACCTCGAGGGCACAGTGATTCACGACGCGTGCCATAACGCGGCCCATCCGAATCGCTTCTGGAATGCCTTCATGGGGCATGGGGCCGCACTGTTGCTGGGCTTCAGCTTCCCGGTGTTCACGCGTGTGCATCTGCAGCACCATGCGCATGTGAACGATCCGAAGAACGATCCAGATCACATCGTGAGCACCTTCGGCCCGTTGTGGTTGATTGCACCGCGCTTCTTCTATCACGAATATTTCTTCTTTCAGCGCCGCCTCTGGCGCCGTTATGAGCTGCTGGAGTGGGGTCTGGGCCGCGGTGTGTTTTTCGCCATCGTGCTTGCCGGCATCAAGTATGGCTTCATTGATTTCATCTTCAATTGTTGGTTCGCGCCGGCCTTGATGGTGGGTGTGACCCTTGGTCTGTTCTTTGATTACCTGCCCCACCGCCCATTCCTATCGCGGAACCGCTGGCACAACGCCCGCATCTATCCCGGCAGGCTGATGAACTGGCTGATCATGGGCCAGAACTATCACTTGGTGCATCACCTCTGGCCTTCGATTCCCTGGTTTGAATACAAACCGGCCTACGAAGCCACCAAGCCGATTCTCGATGCCAAGGGCTCGCCCCAACGCCTTGGTTTGTTTGAAAGTAAGGGTGATTTCACCAATTTCATCTACGACATCCTGCTGGGCGTGCGCAGCCACAAGCGCCGGCGCAGCAAGTTGCGGCCGATCGCCGGCTTGCTGCCGAGCTTCAAGGCGCGCCGCCATGTGGTGGCGCTTCTGCATCGCACGGCTGTCTCGCCGAAGCGCTGA
- the gatC gene encoding Asp-tRNA(Asn)/Glu-tRNA(Gln) amidotransferase subunit GatC, translating into MSNISADDVRKVAKLARLDLPEEKVATYTTQLERILDYVDHLQAVDTEGVPPTTRAVEVVNVTRDDVVVPTEVREQLLEEAPQREGDFFRVPKILAD; encoded by the coding sequence ATGAGCAACATCAGCGCCGACGACGTCCGCAAGGTGGCCAAGCTGGCCCGCCTCGACCTGCCCGAGGAGAAGGTCGCCACTTACACCACCCAGCTGGAGCGGATCCTCGACTACGTCGATCACCTGCAGGCGGTGGACACCGAGGGGGTTCCTCCCACCACCCGCGCCGTGGAAGTGGTGAACGTGACCCGCGACGACGTGGTGGTGCCCACCGAAGTGCGCGAGCAACTGCTCGAAGAAGCCCCCCAACGGGAGGGCGACTTCTTCCGCGTGCCGAAGATCCTGGCGGACTGA
- a CDS encoding creatininase family protein — protein sequence MVATPTEEIRLQLRSWPEVETYLQRCKGVIVPLGSTEQHGPTGAIGTDALTAEAVALEVGRRSGVLVTPAQAFGMAEHHLGFAGTMSLQPSTLLAVMHDLVLSLARHGFERIYVINGHGGNIATTKAAFAQAYGTAVSRGLPNAAALRCKLANWFMAPEAMGLARELYGDKEGHHATPSEIAITLALEPSLQSKQRPLPEAAPAGPIHGPDDFRRRHPDGRMGSDPSLATAEHGSRFLDVAATALTADLQRFLEEPSS from the coding sequence GTGGTTGCCACCCCAACTGAAGAGATCCGGCTGCAGCTACGCAGCTGGCCGGAGGTGGAGACCTATTTGCAGCGCTGCAAGGGCGTGATCGTGCCGCTCGGCTCCACCGAACAGCACGGTCCCACCGGCGCCATTGGCACCGACGCCCTCACCGCCGAAGCCGTGGCCCTGGAAGTGGGCCGCCGCAGCGGTGTGCTCGTCACACCCGCCCAGGCCTTCGGCATGGCCGAACACCACCTGGGATTCGCAGGCACCATGAGCCTGCAGCCATCCACGCTGCTGGCGGTGATGCACGACCTGGTGCTCTCCCTGGCCCGCCACGGCTTCGAGCGCATCTACGTGATCAATGGGCATGGCGGCAACATCGCCACCACCAAAGCGGCCTTTGCCCAGGCCTACGGCACCGCCGTGAGCCGGGGGCTGCCCAACGCCGCTGCCTTGCGCTGCAAGCTGGCCAACTGGTTCATGGCACCCGAGGCGATGGGGCTGGCCCGCGAGCTCTATGGCGACAAGGAAGGCCACCACGCCACGCCCAGTGAGATCGCCATCACCCTCGCCCTGGAGCCGAGCCTGCAAAGCAAGCAACGCCCGCTGCCAGAGGCCGCACCCGCGGGCCCAATCCACGGGCCGGACGACTTCCGCCGCCGGCACCCCGATGGGCGCATGGGCTCCGATCCATCGCTGGCCACGGCCGAACACGGATCGCGCTTCCTGGATGTGGCGGCTACGGCCCTCACCGCCGATCTGCAACGCTTCCTGGAGGAGCCCTCCAGCTAG
- a CDS encoding DUF6679 family protein: MLQRKLYRFQCEQRPIWVFLRDQQRWIEEALVVELEGDLVTLRYDAEDDDELHSWEECVRLDSIGAVSTRLAYFSRSAQPDDIEVTGDCPESEQLPSQG, from the coding sequence ATGCTGCAGCGCAAGCTTTACCGCTTCCAATGTGAGCAACGGCCGATCTGGGTGTTTCTGCGCGACCAGCAACGCTGGATCGAAGAAGCCCTGGTGGTGGAGCTGGAAGGTGATCTGGTCACCCTCCGCTACGACGCCGAAGACGACGATGAGCTCCACAGCTGGGAGGAGTGCGTGCGCCTCGATTCCATCGGCGCGGTGAGCACCCGCCTGGCCTACTTCAGCCGTTCAGCTCAGCCCGACGACATTGAGGTGACGGGCGACTGCCCTGAATCGGAGCAGCTGCCCAGTCAGGGTTAA